The Geodermatophilaceae bacterium NBWT11 genome has a segment encoding these proteins:
- a CDS encoding oxidoreductase, whose translation MTGGTRRAPWLVAVAASCLLVTACSSGYEPAGPFRAVPEGPGPQVAPPTDTAPGPLPEDPSTPGTEDEQPGDPNVLATDLAVPTGLVLLPDGTGIVAERETGRLLQVYPDRSPARELMTVAGVDTTGDGGLLGLALSPTYAEDGLLYAYLSTATDNRVVRFPLGGQPNEVVTGIPRGETRNGGGLVFGPDGTLYVGTGDTGNAALAQDPASLAGKVLAYDVFGQPVGASAVYSQGLSNVTSLCVGDDAVYATDDAATGPDDLERLVAGGDYGSPTALPGSNAPVLAVPEAVAGLAGCAVSGDFVYLGALDGRQVHLVTLGPDGAPTGDPVPFLAEEYGRLRTVVVDAEGALWITTSNTDGLGTPAEDDDKVLRIQPPNSDADSPL comes from the coding sequence GTGACCGGGGGGACGAGACGCGCGCCGTGGCTGGTGGCCGTGGCGGCGTCCTGCCTGCTCGTCACCGCGTGCAGCAGCGGGTACGAGCCGGCCGGCCCGTTCCGCGCCGTGCCCGAGGGCCCGGGCCCGCAGGTGGCCCCGCCGACCGACACGGCGCCCGGCCCGCTCCCGGAGGACCCCTCGACGCCGGGCACGGAGGACGAGCAGCCCGGTGACCCGAACGTGCTGGCCACCGACCTCGCCGTCCCCACCGGACTGGTGCTGCTGCCCGACGGCACCGGCATCGTCGCCGAGCGGGAGACCGGCCGGTTGCTGCAGGTCTACCCCGACCGCTCCCCCGCCCGGGAGCTGATGACCGTCGCCGGGGTCGACACCACCGGTGACGGCGGCCTGCTGGGCCTGGCCCTCTCGCCCACCTACGCCGAGGACGGCCTGCTCTACGCCTACCTGTCCACCGCGACCGACAACCGGGTGGTGCGCTTCCCGCTCGGCGGTCAGCCCAACGAGGTGGTCACCGGCATCCCGCGCGGGGAGACCCGCAACGGCGGCGGCCTGGTCTTCGGCCCCGACGGCACGCTGTACGTGGGCACCGGCGACACCGGCAACGCCGCGCTCGCCCAGGACCCGGCCTCGCTGGCCGGGAAGGTGCTGGCCTACGACGTGTTCGGCCAGCCCGTCGGCGCCAGCGCGGTCTACAGCCAGGGTCTGTCGAACGTGACCTCGCTGTGCGTCGGCGACGACGCGGTCTACGCCACCGACGACGCCGCGACCGGTCCCGACGACCTCGAACGGCTCGTCGCCGGCGGCGACTACGGCTCCCCCACGGCGCTGCCCGGGTCCAACGCCCCGGTCCTCGCGGTGCCCGAGGCCGTCGCCGGGCTGGCGGGCTGCGCGGTCTCCGGGGACTTCGTCTACCTCGGGGCCCTGGACGGCCGGCAGGTGCACCTGGTCACCCTCGGCCCGGACGGCGCACCGACCGGTGACCCGGTGCCCTTCCTGGCCGAGGAGTACGGCCGGCTGCGCACGGTGGTCGTCGACGCCGAGGGCGCACTGTGGATCACCACGTCGAACACCGACGGCCTGGGCACCCCCGCCGAGGACGACGACAAGGTGCTGCGCATCCAGCCCCCGAACTCCGACGCCGACAGCCCGCTCTAG
- the ligA gene encoding NAD-dependent DNA ligase LigA codes for MSTEAVVDPADTPDVTAASERADVTEVPDDARTRHTELSEELDRLSFAYYVKDAPHVSDGQYDELMGELKALEAAHPALVTPESPSQKVNGGFGATFSPVTHLERMQSLDNAFSSDELSAWAARADRDGAGGAGYLCELKIDGLAIDLVYERGRLVRAATRGDGTTGEDVTANVATMADVPQQLRGDDVPELVEVRGEVYFPVAAFAEVNAAQVEAGKAPFANPRNAAAGSLRQKDPRVTATRPLRLLVHGIGARTGFDLERQSEAYEKLAAFGLPTSTRFEVVPDLEAVWAYIERYREQRHSVEHEIDGVVVKIDQVALQRRLGSTSRAPRWAIAFKYPPEEATTKLLDIRVNVGRTGRVTPFGYMEPVKVAGSTVQLATLHNASEVVRKGVLIGDTVVIRKAGDVIPEILGPVVDVRTGDEVAFEMPRECPECHTELRHEKEGDADIRCPNARSCPAQLRERVFHVAGRGAFDIEVLGYEASIALLESHLLEDEGDVFSLDAEKLQRAPFFTKKDGTLSANGARLLTNLQTRKDVPLWRVLVGLSIRHVGPTAAQALAREFRTMDRLVAASEEELAAADGVGPTIAAAVRDWFAVDWHRGVVDKWARDGVRMADEESDAGPGPLTGVTVVVTGSLRDHSRDQAIAAIQERGGKVTGSVSKKTGFVVVGADPGSKYDKAVQVKAPVLDDDGFTVLLEQGPEAAREVATIGDGSEPEPPAADDAEAPAPKKRAPRKKKEAPAEEEA; via the coding sequence GTGAGCACCGAGGCCGTGGTGGACCCCGCCGACACCCCTGACGTGACAGCTGCGAGCGAGCGCGCCGACGTCACCGAGGTCCCCGACGACGCCCGCACCCGGCACACCGAGCTGTCCGAGGAGCTCGACCGGCTGTCCTTCGCCTACTACGTCAAGGACGCCCCGCACGTCAGCGACGGCCAGTACGACGAGCTGATGGGCGAGCTGAAGGCCCTGGAGGCCGCGCACCCCGCGCTGGTCACCCCCGAGTCGCCCAGCCAGAAGGTCAACGGCGGCTTCGGCGCCACCTTCTCCCCGGTCACCCACCTCGAGCGCATGCAGAGCCTGGACAACGCGTTCAGCTCCGACGAGCTGTCGGCCTGGGCCGCCCGGGCCGACCGCGACGGCGCCGGGGGAGCGGGGTACCTCTGCGAGCTGAAGATCGACGGGCTCGCCATCGACCTGGTCTACGAGCGCGGCCGGCTGGTCCGTGCCGCCACCCGGGGCGACGGGACGACGGGGGAGGACGTGACGGCCAACGTCGCCACGATGGCCGACGTCCCCCAGCAGCTCCGTGGGGACGACGTGCCGGAGCTCGTCGAGGTCCGGGGGGAGGTCTACTTCCCGGTCGCCGCCTTCGCCGAGGTCAACGCCGCGCAGGTCGAGGCGGGCAAGGCGCCGTTCGCCAACCCGCGCAACGCGGCCGCCGGCTCGCTGCGGCAGAAGGACCCCCGGGTGACGGCGACCCGCCCGCTCAGGCTCCTCGTGCACGGCATCGGCGCCCGCACCGGCTTCGACCTCGAACGGCAGTCCGAGGCCTACGAGAAGCTGGCGGCGTTCGGGCTGCCCACCAGCACCCGCTTCGAGGTGGTCCCCGACCTCGAGGCCGTGTGGGCCTACATCGAGCGGTACCGGGAGCAGCGGCACTCCGTCGAGCACGAGATCGACGGCGTCGTGGTCAAGATCGACCAGGTTGCGCTGCAGCGCCGGCTGGGCTCGACCAGCCGTGCCCCGCGGTGGGCGATCGCCTTCAAGTACCCGCCGGAGGAGGCGACGACGAAGCTCCTGGACATCCGGGTGAACGTCGGGCGCACCGGGCGGGTCACCCCGTTCGGCTACATGGAGCCGGTCAAGGTCGCCGGGTCCACGGTGCAGCTCGCCACCCTGCACAACGCCAGCGAGGTCGTCCGCAAGGGCGTGCTCATCGGCGACACCGTGGTCATCCGGAAGGCCGGCGACGTGATCCCGGAGATCCTGGGTCCGGTCGTCGACGTACGCACCGGCGACGAGGTCGCCTTCGAGATGCCGCGCGAGTGCCCCGAGTGCCACACCGAGCTCCGGCACGAGAAGGAGGGCGACGCCGACATCCGCTGCCCCAACGCCCGGTCGTGCCCGGCGCAGCTGCGGGAGCGGGTGTTCCACGTCGCCGGCCGGGGCGCCTTCGACATCGAGGTGCTCGGCTACGAGGCCTCGATCGCGCTCCTGGAGAGCCACCTGCTCGAGGACGAGGGCGACGTGTTCTCCCTCGACGCCGAGAAGCTGCAGCGCGCCCCGTTCTTCACCAAGAAGGACGGCACGCTGTCGGCCAACGGGGCCCGGCTGCTCACCAACCTGCAGACCCGCAAGGACGTCCCGCTCTGGCGGGTGCTCGTGGGCCTGTCCATCCGGCACGTCGGGCCGACCGCCGCGCAGGCCCTGGCCCGGGAGTTCCGCACCATGGACCGGCTGGTGGCCGCCTCCGAGGAGGAGCTCGCGGCCGCCGACGGGGTCGGCCCCACGATCGCCGCCGCGGTGCGCGACTGGTTCGCCGTCGACTGGCACCGGGGGGTCGTGGACAAGTGGGCCCGGGACGGCGTCCGGATGGCCGACGAGGAGTCCGATGCCGGGCCCGGCCCGCTCACCGGGGTGACCGTCGTGGTCACCGGCTCGTTGCGCGACCACAGCCGGGACCAGGCGATCGCCGCCATCCAGGAGCGCGGCGGCAAGGTGACCGGGTCGGTGTCGAAGAAGACCGGATTCGTCGTCGTGGGCGCCGACCCGGGCAGCAAGTACGACAAGGCGGTGCAGGTCAAGGCCCCGGTGCTCGACGACGACGGCTTCACCGTCCTCCTCGAGCAGGGGCCCGAGGCCGCCCGCGAGGTGGCCACCATCGGCGACGGCAGCGAGCCCGAGCCGCCCGCCGCCGACGACGCCGAGGCACCCGCCCCGAAGAAGCGAGCCCCGAGGAAGAAGAAGGAGGCCCCGGCCGAGGAGGAGGCCTAG
- a CDS encoding ACT domain-containing protein, translating to MSYLLRLVVPDRPGILGAVATALGLAGIDIVSVDVLERGNGVAVDDIVVELPADRVPDGLITVVMSVPGVEVESLRPYSGPLDTHRELELLEALARGGGGTAQLLATELPRVLHGGWAAVLSGGPDDVRVLAASDAAPALAALTLPWLPLTSPVLLPSEDDWVPERWREMAIEMMAAPFDGSGTAVLLGRSGGPAFRRSELLRLAHLTGIAATVAQLPPA from the coding sequence GTGTCCTACCTGCTCCGGCTGGTCGTGCCCGACCGTCCCGGCATCCTGGGCGCGGTGGCCACCGCACTGGGCCTGGCCGGCATCGACATCGTCTCGGTCGACGTGCTGGAACGGGGCAACGGCGTCGCGGTCGACGACATCGTGGTCGAACTGCCCGCCGACCGGGTGCCCGACGGCCTGATCACGGTGGTCATGAGCGTGCCCGGGGTCGAGGTCGAGTCGCTGCGGCCGTACTCCGGGCCGCTGGACACCCACCGCGAGCTGGAGCTCCTGGAGGCGCTCGCCCGCGGTGGTGGCGGCACCGCGCAGCTGCTGGCGACCGAGCTCCCCCGGGTGCTGCACGGCGGGTGGGCGGCGGTGCTCAGCGGCGGCCCGGACGACGTGCGTGTGCTGGCCGCCTCCGACGCCGCGCCGGCCCTGGCTGCCCTCACGCTGCCCTGGCTGCCGCTCACGTCGCCGGTGCTGCTGCCCAGCGAGGACGACTGGGTGCCCGAGCGCTGGCGGGAGATGGCCATCGAGATGATGGCCGCACCCTTCGACGGCTCGGGGACCGCGGTGCTGCTGGGCCGCTCGGGCGGGCCGGCGTTCCGACGCTCGGAGCTGCTGCGGCTGGCACACCTGACCGGCATCGCGGCCACGGTGGCTCAGCTCCCCCCTGCCTAG
- the gatA gene encoding Asp-tRNA(Asn)/Glu-tRNA(Gln) amidotransferase subunit GatA: MSATELTRLDVTALQAALADGSTSAVEVTRAHLDAITAQDGALNSYLFVDGEAALATAADVDRRRAAGEELGRLAGVPVALKDVVVTEGVPTTSGSKILEGWTPPYDATVAARLKAAGTVLLGKTNMDEFAMGSSTENSAYGPTRNPWDHDRIPGGSSGGSSAAVAGHLAPWAIGTDTGGSIRQPAAVTGLVGHKPTYGSVSRYGLIAFSSSLDQAGPMARTVADAALMHEVIGGHDPCDSTSIDAPAAPFVAAARQGATGDLTGVTVGVVRELGGEGHTDGYEPGVLAAFSAGVDQLRALGAEVREVSCPSFDLALAAYYLIAPSEASSNLSRFDGVRFGLRVGDDGSRDLDEVMALTREQGFGPEVKRRIILGTYALSSGYYEAYYGQAQKVRTLIGRDFAAAFGAEGAGVDVLVSPTSPMVAFPLGARVDDPLSMYAADLCTLPASLAGTPAISVPCGLSEGLPVGFQVMAPALADDRCYRVAAALEAAGDAARGGTFLSQQRPQPVPTQEVAP, encoded by the coding sequence ATGAGCGCCACCGAGCTGACCCGGCTGGACGTCACCGCGCTGCAGGCCGCCCTGGCCGACGGCAGCACCAGCGCCGTCGAGGTCACCCGGGCCCACCTGGACGCGATCACCGCCCAGGACGGCGCGCTGAACTCCTACCTGTTCGTCGACGGCGAGGCGGCGCTGGCCACGGCTGCCGACGTCGACCGCCGTCGCGCCGCGGGGGAGGAGCTGGGCCGCCTGGCCGGCGTCCCCGTCGCCCTGAAGGACGTCGTCGTCACCGAGGGCGTGCCCACCACCAGCGGCTCGAAGATCCTCGAGGGCTGGACCCCGCCCTACGACGCGACCGTCGCCGCCCGGCTCAAGGCCGCCGGCACCGTGCTGCTGGGCAAGACCAACATGGACGAGTTCGCGATGGGCTCCTCCACGGAGAACTCCGCTTACGGCCCGACCCGCAACCCGTGGGACCACGACCGCATCCCCGGCGGGTCCTCCGGTGGGTCCTCGGCCGCGGTCGCCGGGCACCTGGCGCCGTGGGCGATCGGCACCGACACCGGTGGTTCGATCCGCCAGCCCGCGGCCGTCACCGGCCTGGTCGGGCACAAGCCCACCTACGGCTCGGTGTCCCGCTACGGCCTGATCGCGTTCTCCTCCAGCCTGGACCAGGCCGGCCCGATGGCGCGCACCGTCGCCGACGCCGCCCTCATGCACGAGGTCATCGGCGGGCACGACCCCTGCGACTCCACCAGCATCGACGCCCCGGCCGCGCCGTTCGTCGCGGCCGCGCGGCAGGGTGCCACCGGCGACCTGACCGGGGTGACCGTCGGCGTCGTCCGCGAGCTCGGCGGCGAGGGGCACACCGACGGCTACGAGCCCGGCGTGCTGGCCGCCTTCTCCGCCGGGGTCGACCAGCTGCGCGCCCTGGGTGCCGAGGTCCGGGAGGTGTCCTGCCCCAGCTTCGACCTGGCGCTGGCCGCCTACTACCTGATCGCGCCCAGCGAGGCCTCGTCCAACCTGTCCCGCTTCGACGGCGTCCGCTTCGGCCTGCGGGTCGGCGACGACGGCAGCCGGGACCTCGACGAGGTCATGGCACTGACCCGTGAGCAGGGCTTCGGGCCGGAGGTCAAGCGCCGCATCATCCTGGGCACCTACGCCCTGAGCTCGGGCTACTACGAGGCCTACTACGGCCAGGCGCAGAAGGTCCGCACGCTCATCGGCCGGGACTTCGCGGCGGCGTTCGGTGCAGAGGGAGCAGGCGTCGACGTGCTGGTCAGCCCCACCTCGCCGATGGTCGCGTTCCCCCTCGGCGCCCGGGTCGACGACCCGCTGTCGATGTACGCCGCCGACCTCTGCACCCTGCCCGCCAGCCTCGCGGGCACCCCGGCCATCTCGGTGCCCTGCGGCCTGAGCGAGGGCCTGCCCGTCGGGTTCCAGGTGATGGCACCCGCACTCGCCGACGACCGCTGCTACCGGGTCGCCGCGGCGCTCGAGGCAGCCGGGGACGCCGCCCGCGGGGGCACGTTCCTCAGCCAGCAGCGCCCGCAGCCGGTCCCCACCCAGGAGGTCGCACCGTGA
- a CDS encoding acetyltransferase, whose protein sequence is MITLRPLQREDLVLLRSWLDEPLVRRWWADDSSAEAVEAQYGPSVDGTDPTRVWVVLDDGAPVGLVQGYRWADEPAELAAIATVWPVPDGAVSVDYLLGVPSARGRGVGPALVSAAVGELQALYPDARDVVVPVHAQNRRSWRALEKAGLTRVAEGELEPDDPADSRDHVVYRLEL, encoded by the coding sequence GTGATCACGCTGCGGCCGCTGCAGCGCGAGGACCTCGTGCTGCTGCGGTCGTGGCTGGACGAGCCGTTGGTCCGGCGCTGGTGGGCCGACGACAGCTCGGCCGAGGCCGTGGAGGCCCAGTACGGCCCGTCCGTCGACGGCACCGACCCGACCCGCGTGTGGGTGGTGCTCGACGACGGGGCGCCCGTCGGCCTGGTGCAGGGGTACCGCTGGGCCGACGAGCCCGCCGAGCTCGCGGCGATCGCGACGGTCTGGCCGGTCCCCGACGGCGCGGTGAGCGTCGACTACCTCCTCGGGGTGCCGAGTGCGCGGGGGCGCGGGGTCGGGCCGGCCCTGGTCTCGGCCGCGGTCGGCGAGCTGCAGGCGCTGTACCCCGACGCGCGCGACGTCGTCGTCCCCGTGCACGCACAGAACCGCCGCTCCTGGCGCGCCCTGGAGAAGGCCGGTTTAACCCGGGTCGCCGAGGGCGAACTCGAGCCGGACGACCCGGCCGACAGCCGCGACCACGTGGTCTACCGGCTGGAGCTCTAG
- the gatB gene encoding Asp-tRNA(Asn)/Glu-tRNA(Gln) amidotransferase subunit GatB, whose amino-acid sequence MSTDRLLEFDDVLTRYEPVIGLETHVELGTASKMFCGCATTFGAEPNTQTCPVCLGLPGSLPVANAAAIEATIKIGLALGCRIATWCRFARKNYFYPDIPKGFQTSQYDEPLCTAGHLDVEVDGETYRVEIERVHLEEDTGKNLHVGGATGRIHGADHSLVDYNRAGIPLVEIVTRPVPGVGAKAPEVARAYVTELREIVQALGVSDVRMEQGSLRCDVNISLAPTGSLEWGTRTETKNVNSLRSVERSVRYEMRRQGAVLDDGGRIVQETRHFHEDTGSTSSGRSKEEATDYRYFPEPDLVPMAPDATWVEELTAGLPELPAARRVRLREEWGLSDTEMAWLLNANALGLVADTVAAGAPPADARKWWLGELSRRAKDAGVELTELAVTPEQVAELVALVGEGTVNDQLARQVLDGVLAGEGSPRQVVEGRGLAVMGDSDELGAAVDAAIAGAPDVVEKVKGGKTAALGALVGAVMKETRGKADAATVRRMLEERVLG is encoded by the coding sequence GTGAGCACTGACCGCCTGCTGGAGTTCGACGACGTCCTGACCCGGTACGAGCCGGTCATCGGGCTGGAGACCCACGTCGAGCTGGGCACCGCGTCGAAGATGTTCTGCGGCTGCGCCACCACCTTCGGCGCCGAGCCCAACACCCAGACCTGCCCGGTCTGCCTGGGCCTGCCCGGCTCGCTGCCGGTGGCCAATGCCGCCGCGATCGAGGCCACCATCAAGATCGGGCTGGCCCTGGGCTGCCGGATCGCGACCTGGTGCCGCTTCGCCCGGAAGAACTACTTCTACCCCGACATCCCCAAGGGCTTCCAGACCAGCCAGTACGACGAGCCGCTCTGCACGGCCGGGCACCTGGACGTCGAGGTCGACGGCGAGACCTACCGGGTGGAGATCGAGCGGGTGCACCTCGAGGAGGACACCGGCAAGAACCTGCACGTCGGCGGTGCCACCGGGCGCATCCACGGTGCCGACCACTCGCTGGTCGACTACAACCGGGCCGGCATCCCGCTGGTGGAGATCGTCACCCGGCCGGTCCCGGGCGTCGGCGCCAAGGCCCCCGAGGTCGCCCGCGCCTACGTCACCGAGCTGCGCGAGATCGTCCAGGCCCTCGGGGTCTCCGACGTGCGCATGGAGCAGGGCAGCCTGCGGTGCGACGTCAACATCTCCCTGGCCCCGACCGGCAGCCTCGAGTGGGGCACCCGGACCGAGACCAAGAACGTCAACTCGTTGCGCTCGGTCGAGCGGTCGGTGCGCTACGAGATGCGTCGGCAGGGTGCCGTGCTCGACGACGGCGGCCGGATCGTCCAGGAGACCCGGCACTTCCACGAGGACACCGGCTCCACGTCCTCCGGGCGCAGCAAGGAGGAGGCCACCGACTACCGGTACTTCCCCGAGCCCGACCTGGTCCCGATGGCACCCGACGCCACCTGGGTCGAGGAGCTGACCGCGGGGCTCCCCGAGCTCCCCGCCGCCCGTCGCGTGCGGCTGCGCGAGGAGTGGGGGCTCTCCGACACCGAGATGGCCTGGTTGCTCAACGCCAACGCCCTGGGGCTGGTCGCCGACACCGTGGCCGCCGGCGCACCCCCCGCCGACGCCCGCAAGTGGTGGCTGGGCGAGCTCTCCCGCCGCGCCAAGGACGCCGGCGTCGAGCTCACCGAGCTCGCCGTCACCCCGGAGCAGGTCGCCGAACTGGTCGCGCTCGTCGGCGAGGGCACCGTCAACGACCAGCTGGCCCGCCAGGTGCTCGACGGCGTGCTCGCCGGTGAGGGCTCCCCGCGTCAGGTGGTCGAGGGCCGCGGGCTGGCCGTCATGGGCGACTCCGACGAGCTCGGTGCCGCCGTGGACGCCGCGATCGCCGGCGCTCCGGACGTGGTCGAGAAGGTCAAGGGAGGAAAGACCGCGGCGCTGGGTGCCCTGGTCGGTGCGGTCATGAAGGAGACCCGCGGCAAGGCCGACGCCGCCACCGTGCGCCGGATGCTCGAGGAGCGCGTGCTCGGGTGA
- a CDS encoding 2-hydroxyacid dehydrogenase has translation MGEALEGLSSRIRAHRFDPADGPPTGEAARAQVWVPDGSGVPDGLFDALPRLRLVQLTSAGAERFVGKTPDGVALCNARGAHTPATAEWAVTAALAAQRGIPTFVREQDAGRWTPGTHHSMVGARVLVVGAGDIGRTIGEMLAGFDVDLTFVARTARDGVRSTDELPQLLPEADVVVLIVPVTPETTGMVDAAFLAAMPDDSLLVNAARGVVVDTDALLAELTSGRLRAALDVTEPEPLPEGHPLFAAPNLLLTPHVGGAVPQTAERATDAVLDQLDRVLAGQPLQNVVDAY, from the coding sequence ATGGGGGAGGCCCTGGAGGGGCTGTCCTCCCGCATCCGCGCGCACCGGTTCGACCCCGCCGACGGCCCGCCCACCGGGGAGGCCGCCCGTGCCCAGGTCTGGGTGCCCGATGGCAGCGGCGTGCCCGACGGGCTCTTCGACGCGTTGCCCCGGCTGCGCCTGGTCCAGCTGACCAGCGCCGGCGCCGAGCGGTTCGTCGGGAAGACACCCGACGGCGTCGCCCTGTGCAACGCCCGGGGCGCACACACCCCGGCCACCGCCGAGTGGGCGGTCACCGCGGCCCTGGCCGCCCAGCGCGGCATCCCGACCTTCGTCCGCGAGCAGGACGCCGGGCGCTGGACGCCGGGCACCCACCACTCGATGGTCGGGGCCCGGGTGCTCGTCGTCGGCGCCGGGGACATCGGCCGCACCATCGGGGAGATGCTGGCCGGCTTCGACGTCGACCTCACCTTCGTGGCCCGCACCGCCCGGGACGGCGTCCGCTCCACCGACGAGCTGCCCCAGCTGCTGCCCGAGGCCGACGTCGTCGTCCTCATCGTCCCGGTCACCCCGGAGACCACCGGCATGGTCGACGCGGCGTTCCTGGCCGCCATGCCCGACGACTCCCTGCTGGTCAACGCCGCGCGCGGCGTCGTCGTCGACACCGACGCGCTGCTCGCCGAGCTCACCTCCGGCCGGCTGCGCGCCGCCCTGGACGTCACCGAGCCCGAGCCGTTGCCCGAGGGCCACCCGCTGTTCGCCGCCCCGAACCTGCTGCTCACCCCACACGTCGGCGGAGCCGTGCCGCAGACAGCCGAGCGGGCGACCGACGCCGTCCTCGACCAGCTCGACCGGGTGCTCGCCGGCCAGCCCCTGCAGAACGTCGTCGACGCCTACTGA
- the gatC gene encoding Asp-tRNA(Asn)/Glu-tRNA(Gln) amidotransferase subunit GatC, giving the protein MSTPSSLSREDVAHLAQLSRLAVTDEELDLYAGQLGVVLGAVARVQDAPTEDVTPTTHAVPLTNVYRPDVVTPSLTREQVLAGAPAAEDDRFRVPRILQDEA; this is encoded by the coding sequence ATGAGCACTCCCAGCAGCCTCTCCCGAGAGGACGTCGCGCACCTCGCGCAGTTGTCCCGGCTCGCCGTCACCGACGAGGAGCTCGACCTCTACGCCGGTCAGCTCGGCGTCGTCCTGGGCGCCGTCGCCCGGGTGCAGGACGCCCCCACCGAGGACGTCACCCCGACGACGCACGCCGTGCCGTTGACCAACGTGTACCGGCCCGACGTCGTGACCCCGAGCCTGACCCGCGAGCAGGTGCTCGCCGGCGCGCCCGCGGCCGAGGACGACCGCTTCCGGGTCCCGCGGATCCTGCAGGACGAGGCATGA
- a CDS encoding methionine synthase has translation MASPSNSTPEHGTTENGTDDPRPVPAPWGPASGVGSLPGTDPAEAVRLVVGELPGFAHLPELPARGVGADVLGRSAGLLVDVHVDLTPAGWRLVPRPGRDEQRAHEFLDRDLDALHDVAADWTGPFKVQSAGPWTLAAGLERTRGDRAVTDPGARRDIAQSLAEGLRAHAAAVAARLPGADVVVQVDEPSLPAVLLGGLPTQSGFGKLAAIEAQVVQEELEGFLSALGHRTVVHCCATRAPLGLIRAAGADALSFDHGLVQDLDDIGQAVEAGTHLFLGVVPGTDRQLPAPKATATRLQAWWNELGFPAESLHEAVTLTPSCGLAGASPAYARAAMAHVREAARYLLPE, from the coding sequence GTGGCCTCGCCGAGTAACAGCACCCCTGAGCACGGCACCACCGAGAACGGTACCGACGACCCGAGGCCGGTCCCCGCACCCTGGGGGCCGGCCTCCGGCGTCGGGTCCCTGCCCGGCACGGACCCGGCCGAGGCGGTCCGCCTGGTCGTCGGCGAGCTCCCCGGGTTCGCGCACCTCCCCGAGCTGCCCGCCCGCGGGGTGGGCGCCGACGTGCTGGGCCGCAGCGCAGGCCTGCTCGTCGACGTGCACGTCGACCTGACCCCGGCCGGCTGGCGGCTGGTGCCCCGCCCGGGTCGGGACGAGCAGCGCGCACACGAGTTCCTCGACCGGGACCTCGACGCCCTGCACGACGTCGCCGCCGACTGGACCGGGCCCTTCAAGGTGCAGTCCGCGGGACCCTGGACCCTGGCCGCCGGACTCGAGCGCACCCGGGGCGACCGGGCGGTCACCGATCCCGGCGCCCGCCGCGACATCGCCCAGTCCCTCGCCGAGGGCCTGCGGGCGCACGCCGCCGCGGTCGCCGCCCGGCTGCCCGGCGCGGACGTCGTCGTCCAGGTCGACGAGCCCTCGCTGCCCGCGGTCCTGCTGGGCGGGCTGCCCACCCAGAGCGGGTTCGGCAAGCTCGCCGCGATCGAGGCCCAGGTCGTCCAGGAGGAGCTCGAGGGCTTCCTCTCCGCCCTCGGCCACCGCACCGTCGTGCACTGCTGCGCCACCCGCGCCCCGCTCGGCCTGATCCGGGCCGCCGGGGCCGACGCGCTCTCCTTCGACCACGGCCTCGTCCAGGACCTCGACGACATCGGGCAGGCGGTGGAGGCGGGGACCCACCTGTTCCTGGGCGTGGTCCCCGGCACCGACCGGCAGCTGCCCGCACCCAAGGCGACGGCCACGCGGCTGCAGGCCTGGTGGAACGAGCTCGGCTTCCCCGCCGAGTCCCTGCACGAGGCCGTCACGCTCACCCCCTCGTGCGGGCTGGCCGGGGCCAGCCCGGCCTACGCACGCGCGGCGATGGCGCACGTGCGCGAGGCGGCGAGGTACCTGCTCCCCGAGTGA